ATACCCATACAAAACCAAAGATCGCAGCGAATAAGTAGCAAGCCAGCGTCAAACCGACTGTAATCCATAGTCCTTTAAATATTAGTGGAATAACGGAAAAGAATACGTCCCAACTCCAAGTCATTAGCTAGCCACTCCTTTCTTCGATACGCTTTCCATTCTTCTTGTGAAGAATATCAATGGCAATGCAATAACAAAGTACATGACGAGTAGAAGTACATATACCATCGGAGATTCCGACAAGTGCGTGCTTCGATAAATATTTCCGTAATACAGTAAATCGGTCAGTCCGATTAATGAAACCAATGATGTTGCTTTTAAAATTTGAATTAAGTAATTGCCGTATTCAGGTAGCATCATGCGTAGAGCTTGCGGAAGAATAATATGACGCATACGTTGAAACTTGGATAAATTCAATGCAATGGAAGCCTCCGTTTGACCAGCAGCCACCGCTTGAATCGATCCTCGCACAATCTCAGACATGTACGCTCCGTAGTTCAAGGATATTGCCAGCACGGCTACCCATACATCGCTACCTAGATGGATATTGAATAAACCCGGTAACGCATAGGAAAACCAAAATAGCTGTACAATCAATGATGTTCCACGGAAAATCTCTACATAAAAACCAGTGAATCCTTTAATAAGCGGATTCGTATGGACGCGTGATAAGCCCGCGACGAATGCGATGATACTCGCACAAATAATTGATAATACTAGCACCTGTAGCGTAATGCCTAACCCTTGTACGACAGTGGAAAAAATATCGGGTAAGGAACTCACAAAACCACTCCATTATAATTGTTTTACTTCCATCTATTTCATTTCGCGAATTAAAAAGGTCATGCCGCTGTTGGGCATGACCCGGTTGTGTACTTAGTAGTTATCGCCGTTACAAACACTTTCTGTCGTAATGTCGTCTTCTACTATATTCATTTCTTCAGTGAAACCAAATGGTTCGATTAATGCGGCGATTTCACCACTATCTTTCAACTTCTGTAATTCTTCGTTATAGGCTTCTCGTAATTCATCGTCGTCATTCAAGAAAGCTGCAGCACCGAAGCTTGGCACTCCCTCAATATCTGGCTGTTCGAAGTCTGACACGAACTCTAGCTTTTCATTGTTCGCAGACTCGAGCGCCATTTTGATAGTCATTTCTGTACCTGTCGTAACTGCTGCACGTCCGGATTCAACTGCGGAGAAAGACGCTGGGATATCGGGAACCATCATAATCTGATCTTCTGCTATCCCTTCGCGCAACATAAAGTCTTTCTCTGTTGCACCGCTCATTACCGCTACTTTAACGTCTGGGTTCGCAGCGATATCTTTATAGCTTTTTAAATTCATTGGGTTACCCGTTTCAACAATCAAACCTTCACCATACTTAATTTCTGGTTCTCCGAATGAAACACTTGAACAACGGTCAGGCGTAATGGCCATACCCGCTGTAATGACATCAAATTTCCCTGCGCCCAAGCCTGGGATCAATTGGCCAAAATCAGAAAGCTGACCGTCTACTTCTTCCACTCCCAAGTTTTCAAAAACCGCTTTGGCAATAGCGACCGCTGCACCTTGCAATTCCCCATCTTCTTCATACGCATACGGTTTCTCATTGGCAAAGCCGACTTTGACAACGCCCTTTTCTTTCATGTTATCCAATTTGCTTCCGCCTTCATTACTTGACGAATCTGCATCCCCATTCCCGCAAGCTGCAAGTACTATAAGCATCATCACCGCCAAAACACCTATCGCCGATTTCTTCATAATTCTCCCCCCTTGATTTTTTTATCAAACTATTAGTAAGTTAGTTGATAGATTACCATAGTGAATTAATAAGTTCAAACGATTTTCGACAACTTTACATTTTAGTTATATAAAAATAGTAACTACAAATACCGTGATGACAGCGTTTCCATAACTTTATTTTTAAGAATTTTTCACAAAATTTTATTTTTTACTAGGTGAAAAGACATCAATTATTTACTTTTAAAAAGGTTTTTTGAAATTCTACTTCACCTTTCAAAATTTACCGTTTATTTTCCATTAGTAAATTAATTAACTAAATGAATATTAATAATTTAAAAAGAACACACTGGATGCGTATACTTTCGTCTCTTCTCATCCAATGTGTTCGATATATATTTTTCCGATGTCATAAAAAAACAACGATTGGATGCACAATCCAAATGGATCATGACAAACAATCGTTGTTTAAGATAGAACCTTGATGCCCTCGGCGGGAGTCGAACCCACATTTTGAGCTTCGGAGGCTCACGTGCTATCCATTGCACCACGAGGACTAAACGTGTAGTATCAAACTTTACCTACAAATACTCAACTACAGAAAAAAGCTTTTCTTCTGTAAGAGACATCTTCCATTATATCGTAGAATATAATGAAAAGCAATGTGTATTTTTAAGGCAAATGATTTGACCTTTGTTGACCTTAATAGGTAAAATACAGTTATAGTTGAAATACGAAATGATTTCAACCGAACGAATATTATGAAGTAATTAAAGGAGGAAGTCTAATTGAATCTAATTCCTACAGTAATTGAACAAACAAACCGTGGTGAGCGAGCGTACGACATTTACTCCCGTCTACTGAAAGACCGAATTATCATGTTGGGTAGCGGAATTGATGACAACGTCGCTAACTCTATCGTTGCGCAACTTCTATTCCTAGAAGCTGAAGATCCAGACAAAGATATCTCCATTTACATCAACAGCCCAGGTGGAAGTATCACAGCTGGTATGGCAATCTACGATACCATGCAATACATCAAACCAGACATCCGCACAATCTGTGTAGGTATGGCAGCATCTATGGGTGCATTCTTGCTAACAGCTGGTACAGAAGGTAAACGTTACGCTTTGCCAAACGCAGAAGTAATGATTCACCAACCACTAGGTGGCGCACAAGGTCAGGCAACTGAAATCGAAATCGCCGCAAAACGCATCTTGCACCTACGTGAAAAACTAAACCAAATCCTAGCTGATCGCACTGGCCAGCCAATCGATGTCATCGCAAAAGACACAGACCGCGATAACTTCATGACTGCCGAGCGCGCTAAAGAATACGGCCTAATCGACCACGTTCTAGAACGCAACGAAATCGAAAAGAAATAAACAACTACAGGTTGTCGCAGAAAGCCAAATGGCCTTCCGCGACAACCTTTTTATTTTGTATTTAATATTTATTTGGGTTTGGGTTAATCTTTACAATACAAATGTATCAGCTCTCTAACTCCAGATTGTAACAGCTAGTTGATCTGCGTTCCAGGCGGCGACTCCCGCGGGAAAAGCATGTGCCTTGAGACCCCGCAGGTAGCGAAGCGGACGAGGAGGCTCAAGCCATGCCCGCAGGAAAGCGTCCGCCTGGAACGCAGATCAACGGCTCCCTTTACTCTCTAATCGCCCTACTCCTGCATTCCAGTTGCACAAAAAAAGATGACGAAACCTCAAAAAGGTCATCGCCACCCATGTCTAACATAATTACACTCACTGCTCATCTTCCACTAAATCAGCCAAATTCTGAAGAGCCAAATCCTCATCAATCCCGTCCGTAATCAACGTGATCTCCGTTCCCTTCGCAATCGCCAAACTCATAATCCCCATAATGCTCTTCGCATTCACCTGACGATTATCTTTCTTCAAATAAATATCAGCCGTATACTTATTGGCCTCCTGTACAAATAACGCCGCCTGCCTTGCTTGCAAACCAGGTTTAATTCCTACTTTCACTGTTTTTTCTACCATATTGTGTGCTCCTTTTCTTCCTCTTCTCATGAAGGATCTACTAGTTATTTAACGTAAACGATCTGCGATTTCTTCAATTTTACGCAAACGATGATTGACACCTGACTTACTGACCGGTGCACCTGTTACCAGTTCACCTAACTCCTTTAGCGTCACATCTTGATGCGTGACACGTAATCGAGCAATTTCTTGCAGACGATCTGGTAATTGATCTAAACCAATCGTGCGCTCAATCAATTTAATATTTTCTACTTGCCTTTGTGCCGCACCGATTGTCTTATTCAGATTGGCGGTTTCACAATTCACTAGCCGATTCACACTGTTGCGCATATCACGCATAATCCGTACATCTTCAAACTTCATAAGAGATACATGCGCACCGATGATACCTAGGAAATCGGATATTTTTTCTGCTTCTTTGAGATACGCAATAAACCCTTTTTTACGCTCAATAGATTTCGCATTCAACTGAAAGTGGTTCATCAACTCAACAAGTGATTGACTGTGTTCCTGATAGCTTGAGAAGACTTCCAAGTGATAAGAAGACGTCTCTGGATTATTAACGGAGCCTCCTGCCAGGAAAGCTCCCCGTAAGTATGCGCGTGCACAGCAGTCTTTTTCAATTAGCTGTGGATCGATTGTATGGATCATTTGGAAGTCATGCGTCATGATCGATAACTCTTCCAATAAATGTTTCGCTCCATCACGGATTCGACAAATATAGATATTATTTTTCTTTAAACGCATTTTTTTTCGTACTAGCAATTCCACTTTATATGGATACAATGCCTTCACGTTCGAATACAGACGACGCGCAATAGAGGCATTTTCTGTTTGAACGTCAAGACTTAGTTGTTTATTAGAAAAAGACATGACACCATTCATTCGGATGAAAGCCGCAATTTCTGCTTTCGTACAGCAATCATCCGCTTCGATCTGCGTCAGTTCCTTTTTCGTTTTGGATGCAAAAGACATGATATTCCCCCTTTTCGGCGATTTTCATATCTATCCGCCTTCTACGTTCTCTCTATATAACGCATCAACATATCTGATACTTCCATCGTTTTATGCATGATCGTTCCATCTAGGATGGTCGCAATCTCCTGCACGAATACTTCAGGCACTAAAGATTGCAGTACCTCTAGGTCATTCTCCACAAGCCAAGGTTCTTCTTTTTCATTCAGGTTATGCGTGCGTCTGAACGCTTCTGCATTATTCACTAGTACTGCATCAAGAAACGGTTCTCCCGCATGATCGTAAAGCGCCTGAACGTGCTCAGAAGCAGTATAGCGATACGTTTCGCCACGTTGCGTAGTTAAATTACCAACATAGACCTTTTTTGCAGTACTTTCGAGAACCGCTTCACGGATATCCTGCACTAAAAGTGTTGGCAAAGTACTAGTATACAAGCTTCCCGGCCCAAATACGATTAAATCTGCATTTTTTATCGTATCGGCTGTTTCCGGCAAAGGTTTTACATCTTGAGGCGTGATAAAAACGTTACGGATTTTCCTCCCATAGAGAGGAATTTTCGATTCACCTGTAATGATTGAACCATCTTCAAGCTCGGCATGCAAGGTAATTCGCTGATTTGCTGCAGGTAACACCGTTCCTTTAATATTCAGCACCACACCCATCTGCTCGACTGCACGTGCGAAATCGCCAGTAATAGTTGTTAGAGCTGTAAGCATTAAATTTCCAAGAGAATGTCCCTTCAAACCATCCGTTCCCTCGAAACGATGCTGAAACATTTTCTCGATCATGGGCTCAACATCTGAAAGCGCTGCCATAACTTGCCTGATATCTCCAGGTGGCGGTACGTTATATTGGTCGAATAAACGACCTGAACTTCCCCCGTCATCCGCCACCGTAACAATCGCGGTCAGCTCAATTGGATACCGTTTTAATCCACGTAGGATATTGGATAAACCTGTGCCGCCACCGAACACAACAACTCTTTTCATCGTAGTGGATTGCATAGTGATGTCAACCCTTTCTTTTTTCAACGTCCCGATGCGATACATGTGTCGGGTAATCGCCTTTAAAAACACCTGTAAAATATTCAGCAAGTGTAACAGAGCGATGTTGACCACCTGTACAACCGAAAGCTATAACCGCTTGACCTTTTCCTTCTTGTTTATACTGTGGAATCAAGAATTTGAATAAATCGGTTAGTTTTTCAATTAATTCTTTCGTATCTGACCATTTCAATACGTACTCCGATACTTCGCGATTCAAACCTGTCAACGGACGTAATTCCTCCAAATAAAACGGGTTCGGTAAAAAACGTACGTCGAATACTACGTCCGCATCAATCGGCATCCCATGCTTGAATCCGAATGATACAAAATTCAATGTAAAGTTTGGCTCTCCTGCTTCAGCAAACTCACGGGTGATTTTCTCTCGTAATTGCTTAGGTTTTAATTTTGATGTGTCAATAATAGAACGTGAAAGTCCTTTTATTTCAGTTAACAAAAGACGCTCTTTGCGAATCCCTTCGAGTAACACGCCGCCTTCGGATAACGGATGTGATCTGCGCGTTTCTTTATACCGTTTCACAAGTGCTTCATCATTTGAATCGAGGAATAACAAACTGGTTTTAACATCTTCCATCTTGAATAATCCTTCGAGTGCAGTAACCATAGAGTCAAATAAACTTCCCCCGCGCGTATCCATCACAGCGGCAATGCGCCTCATCTGATTATCCGACTTCATCATCAAATCTAGGAATGTTACAAATAATTCGGGTGGCAAATTGTCTATGCAATAGAATCCCATGTCTTCAAAGCATTGCATGGCGACTGTCTTACCTGCACCTGACATCCCCGTAATAATTACGACTTCATATTCATTTACCGCCTGTGGTTGATCCATAAACATTATTCACCTTCCATTGATTGTTGAAGTGATTCCCGCAAGAAGCGGAATTGCTCTGTATAATAGAACGTTCCATACTGCATACCTTCCTGACTCACCGCAAAGAGCAAATTCTTGCGATCACCTTCCGCCATTGGCAGTGTATGCAAACTTTCAAGCGGATGCCATTCCAGTTCACCTTCGACGGTTGTTTTCATTATGTTTCCGGAATAATCACGTGCGACAAATGTAAAGAGTAACCATTCGTTTAATAATTCTTTTTCTTCATCATCCATGATCATCATCGTATATACGCCTTTTAAATGTGGCGAGATTGCCTGTGCACCGGTTTCTTCGAGAAATTCACGATTAGCTGCTTCATATACAGACTCACCTTCATCGATTTTCCCTCCCGGTGCTACATACCAACCACGCCTTGGCTTCTTGAGTAAAAGAACTTGACCGTCTTTTACCACGAGCAAATTAGCAATTTTTTGCATATGTATTTCCTCACTTTTCGAGTATGTACTTATAGTATACAATGCTTTCAAGTAAAACGAAAAAAAAAGGTGGCTATTCACGGAAGTTTGTACCGTAAATAGCCACAAAGTTGCTATATTATGAAAGGGGGTCTTTCTTCTTTTTATTATCCCCCTTTTATATTGCAGGACGATTACATACACGTTACAAAACGATAACCTGTTTACGCCTTCGCTTCTACTTCTTCCATCAACTCTTCGATATACTTCTGAGCTGCTTGAGCCGCAATACTTCCGTCTCCAGTAGCCGTCACGACTTGGCGTAATAATTTCTCACGCACATCGCCCGCAGCAAAGATACCCGGAATTTTCGTCTCCATTATTTCATTCGTTTCAATATAGCCGTTTTCATCCAAAATACCAAGATCTTTGAAAGGCTCTGTTATTGGATCCAACCCGATATAAACGAACATTCCTTCCGTTTCCATCTCCCGTTCAGAACCGTCTTCAGTAGATACCAACGTGATGGAACCGATCTTCCCGTCTTTTTCATTTACTTGCTTAACTGTTGAATTCCAAATGAAATCAATCTTCTCATTTGCGAATGCACGCTCTTGTACGATTTTTTGTGCGCGCAATGTATCACGGCGGTGAATGATTGTGACCTTGTTAGCAAAACGTGTCAAGTACGAACCTTCTTCTACCGCAGAGTCACCGCCACCAATTACGACGATGTCCTTATTACGGAAGAACGCCCCGTCACATACTGCACAATAACTTACGCCGCGGCCTGTTAATTCTTCTTCACCCGGTACACCGATCTTTCGGTATTCTGCACCCGTAGTCAAAATTACTGCGCGTGCTTTATAACTTTTCTCGCCTACATGAACCGTTTTGAATTCACGACCGTCTTCGATTTTCGTGACGTCTCCATACGCATATTCAGCTCCGAAACGTTTCGCATGATCGAACATTTTCGTAGAGATATCCGGACCTAAAATACTTTCAAATCCAGGATAGTTCTCAATTTCTTCTGTATTGGCCATTTGACCGCCTGGCAAGCCTCTTTCCAGCATCAGTGTGGACATATTTCCACGTGATGTATAGACAGCTGCTGTCATCCCTGCTGGTCCTGCTCCGACGATGATTACATCATATACTTTTTCTTCCATTGTCATGGTGTTTTCCTCCTTCAAAATACGCATCCCTTGGTGTTCACTCATGTCACCAAAAATTTTATCTGATTGACAGATAAAACTATCGCTACATAAAATCGTACGAGAAACGCACGTGAATTTCAACTTAAATGCAACATCCAAAAATCACTATTCTTCTGTGTAAGGCAGAAATTGAAGTAGTTCTTGAATATACTTGGAAAGTGTTGAAACGGATACGCTATAATTTTCTGCAATAGACTTCTTTGTCACTTTTTTGTCATGTGAAGATTGGAACATAAAATCTGCAGCGGCAGCCAGTGCATGTACATTACTGAACATATACTTTTGTTCAAGCGCCTTTTCACATAACGTAAACCACATTTGAAAGAGCAGTACACCTTGCTCATCCAGCGGTTTATACTCTTCATACAATAGATCGCAAATTGCCAGCGCTTTTTTCAAAGCCTTTTCAAATGGAGTAGTCACTTGGAATGAATAATTCAGGCTGTGCGCTAAAAACAGCTGTTCCGCAGCAGTCAATTTTTCAACATCAATATATCCCGGATGCGAT
This window of the Sporosarcina ureae genome carries:
- a CDS encoding NUDIX domain-containing protein encodes the protein MQKIANLLVVKDGQVLLLKKPRRGWYVAPGGKIDEGESVYEAANREFLEETGAQAISPHLKGVYTMMIMDDEEKELLNEWLLFTFVARDYSGNIMKTTVEGELEWHPLESLHTLPMAEGDRKNLLFAVSQEGMQYGTFYYTEQFRFLRESLQQSMEGE
- the clpP gene encoding ATP-dependent Clp endopeptidase proteolytic subunit ClpP; protein product: MNLIPTVIEQTNRGERAYDIYSRLLKDRIIMLGSGIDDNVANSIVAQLLFLEAEDPDKDISIYINSPGGSITAGMAIYDTMQYIKPDIRTICVGMAASMGAFLLTAGTEGKRYALPNAEVMIHQPLGGAQGQATEIEIAAKRILHLREKLNQILADRTGQPIDVIAKDTDRDNFMTAERAKEYGLIDHVLERNEIEKK
- the rapZ gene encoding RNase adapter RapZ — encoded protein: MDQPQAVNEYEVVIITGMSGAGKTVAMQCFEDMGFYCIDNLPPELFVTFLDLMMKSDNQMRRIAAVMDTRGGSLFDSMVTALEGLFKMEDVKTSLLFLDSNDEALVKRYKETRRSHPLSEGGVLLEGIRKERLLLTEIKGLSRSIIDTSKLKPKQLREKITREFAEAGEPNFTLNFVSFGFKHGMPIDADVVFDVRFLPNPFYLEELRPLTGLNREVSEYVLKWSDTKELIEKLTDLFKFLIPQYKQEGKGQAVIAFGCTGGQHRSVTLAEYFTGVFKGDYPTHVSHRDVEKRKG
- the whiA gene encoding DNA-binding protein WhiA — protein: MSFASKTKKELTQIEADDCCTKAEIAAFIRMNGVMSFSNKQLSLDVQTENASIARRLYSNVKALYPYKVELLVRKKMRLKKNNIYICRIRDGAKHLLEELSIMTHDFQMIHTIDPQLIEKDCCARAYLRGAFLAGGSVNNPETSSYHLEVFSSYQEHSQSLVELMNHFQLNAKSIERKKGFIAYLKEAEKISDFLGIIGAHVSLMKFEDVRIMRDMRNSVNRLVNCETANLNKTIGAAQRQVENIKLIERTIGLDQLPDRLQEIARLRVTHQDVTLKELGELVTGAPVSKSGVNHRLRKIEEIADRLR
- a CDS encoding HPr family phosphocarrier protein; translated protein: MVEKTVKVGIKPGLQARQAALFVQEANKYTADIYLKKDNRQVNAKSIMGIMSLAIAKGTEITLITDGIDEDLALQNLADLVEDEQ
- a CDS encoding gluconeogenesis factor YvcK family protein, which translates into the protein MKRVVVFGGGTGLSNILRGLKRYPIELTAIVTVADDGGSSGRLFDQYNVPPPGDIRQVMAALSDVEPMIEKMFQHRFEGTDGLKGHSLGNLMLTALTTITGDFARAVEQMGVVLNIKGTVLPAANQRITLHAELEDGSIITGESKIPLYGRKIRNVFITPQDVKPLPETADTIKNADLIVFGPGSLYTSTLPTLLVQDIREAVLESTAKKVYVGNLTTQRGETYRYTASEHVQALYDHAGEPFLDAVLVNNAEAFRRTHNLNEKEEPWLVENDLEVLQSLVPEVFVQEIATILDGTIMHKTMEVSDMLMRYIERT
- the trxB gene encoding thioredoxin-disulfide reductase gives rise to the protein MTMEEKVYDVIIVGAGPAGMTAAVYTSRGNMSTLMLERGLPGGQMANTEEIENYPGFESILGPDISTKMFDHAKRFGAEYAYGDVTKIEDGREFKTVHVGEKSYKARAVILTTGAEYRKIGVPGEEELTGRGVSYCAVCDGAFFRNKDIVVIGGGDSAVEEGSYLTRFANKVTIIHRRDTLRAQKIVQERAFANEKIDFIWNSTVKQVNEKDGKIGSITLVSTEDGSEREMETEGMFVYIGLDPITEPFKDLGILDENGYIETNEIMETKIPGIFAAGDVREKLLRQVVTATGDGSIAAQAAQKYIEELMEEVEAKA
- the ehuC gene encoding ectoine/hydroxyectoine ABC transporter permease subunit EhuC, translating into MSSLPDIFSTVVQGLGITLQVLVLSIICASIIAFVAGLSRVHTNPLIKGFTGFYVEIFRGTSLIVQLFWFSYALPGLFNIHLGSDVWVAVLAISLNYGAYMSEIVRGSIQAVAAGQTEASIALNLSKFQRMRHIILPQALRMMLPEYGNYLIQILKATSLVSLIGLTDLLYYGNIYRSTHLSESPMVYVLLLVMYFVIALPLIFFTRRMESVSKKGVAS
- the ehuB gene encoding ectoine/hydroxyectoine ABC transporter substrate-binding protein EhuB — translated: MKKSAIGVLAVMMLIVLAACGNGDADSSSNEGGSKLDNMKEKGVVKVGFANEKPYAYEEDGELQGAAVAIAKAVFENLGVEEVDGQLSDFGQLIPGLGAGKFDVITAGMAITPDRCSSVSFGEPEIKYGEGLIVETGNPMNLKSYKDIAANPDVKVAVMSGATEKDFMLREGIAEDQIMMVPDIPASFSAVESGRAAVTTGTEMTIKMALESANNEKLEFVSDFEQPDIEGVPSFGAAAFLNDDDELREAYNEELQKLKDSGEIAALIEPFGFTEEMNIVEDDITTESVCNGDNY